The following DNA comes from Nitrospirota bacterium.
CTGGTGGCCTCGTCGAAAATGAGAATCCGGGGATTGGCCACGAGCGCGCGGGCGATGGCGATCCGCTGCCGTTGCCCGCCGGAGAGGGAGCACCCCTGTTCGCCCACCAGCGTGTCGTAGCCTTCGGTCAACTCGAGGATGAAGTCATGCGCACCACGAGCTTCCGGTCGAGTCTCTCCGGAATGGCCTTGCCGTCACGCGCGGTACGGGCGAGCATGGCGAGCATCGCCGGTTCAATGAACCCGAAGTCGAGATAGGCGATGCCCTGCGCCACGGCGACCGTCGTGTAATTGGCCGACACCGGCTGATCCGCGTGCTCGACCGGTGTCAGCGTCACATTCAACGCAACCACTTTCTCGTTTCATTCGGCCATGGCTTCCTCCGATATTCCTCCGTGATACCCAAACCTCTTTCTTGGCTGCATGGACCATCGCTCATCTAGACTGCCACCTAGACGTTGTCAACGACGAAAAAGTACTAGTTTGTGTAGGAACAGCCGCACACGCGGAAGGCCCGTGGTTTCGCCAGAACCCTGCACAACCGGCCTTACCGCTCACCACAGCGTGACTCGACGGCAGGCACCGGAGATTCTGCGAACCCGCGATGAGAATTTTCTCGGGTTTCCGCCGCGGTTGACGCCATCCGGGCACAGGCTATACTTGGTCACAATACAGCATGAGGTCACGCGATGGATTGGCACCTGGCGCTTTGGACGGCCATCAGTTGGATGTTCAGCGGTGGCATCCTGTATCTCGTGTACCGGTTCGGCCTGAACAGCGCGATCGAGCAGGGCCTGAAATGGAACTCCTGGCGGAGCATCTTGTTGCTGTTGGGATTTGTCGTCTGTCTCGCTATGTTCGGGACGGACTATCCGGACCAAGGCCTGCTCGTTCAATTTGACCAGGACGATCAAGCCCGGTTCGTCGGCATCTTCGGCATCATCGTCCTCACGTACGCCTTCGGCTACTTCGACGGGAGATCTCAGGAAACGACCGCGTAGTCGAGGTCTCCTTTCTCCTCTTGCGGCCCCGCGGCCGGCCCCACCCCTCAGTAGAATTCCTCTACTGGCTCCCACGATCCGGCGGTGAGTAGAATAATCTGCCACCCTATCACCGGGAGGTGGGTTATGACACACCACACACAGCGGGAGGCCCTCGGGCCTCTGATCGGTTTCGCCGTCTTGCTTGCCGCGACCGGCTGCGCGACCACCTCCGATCTGGACAAGCTGGAGCATAATCTGGCGCAAAAGGTCGATGCCCAGACGAGAGCCATCCGGTCGGAGGTCGCCACGATTCGCGACCAGGTCAAAGGGATCAAAGCGGAAGTGGAAGGCTTGCGCGCCCAGGTCGGCACGTTCCAAATGGATATGCGCGCGGCGCTGGAGGACGAGAAAAAGACGGACGCCATGCGGGATCAAATCCTTAAGGATCTGACTCTCGTCACGACCGGCACGAAGAAGGCGGTGGAAGGCTCTCAGGCCGCCGCGCAAGAAGAGCTCAGGAAGCTCGAAGCGGTGACGGGCGACGCGGCCAAGCAGCTTCAGGCGTTGCAGCAGATGGTCTCCACCGTCGGCGTCAGGATGGAACAGTTGCCCGCGCAGGTCAGCGCGCTGAGCGGCGATCTGCGCGCCCTGACCGACACGCTGTTGGGGACGTATACGCTGGAAGAAGCCGCGCTCAAGGACCGCTTGAAGGCGCTGGACGAGATGAAGCGGCGCCTGAAGCCTCTTGAAGCCCGGCAGCCAGGCGAGGCCGGACCGGCCAGGTAAAAAGGTTCCCGCGCGGGCCGCGCCGCCGGAGCGGTCCTGTCGAAGGCCGTGCTGAGAACCGAAGGGAGGTGAGGGAGATGCCCATGTATGAATACAAATGTCTGGACTGCGGCAAAGAAGCCGTCCTGTCCCTCAGCCTAAGGGAGCGGGAAAGCGGGGAGGTCGCCTGCCCATCCTGCAAGAGCAAACGGATGGAACAACTGTTTACGAGCGTAATGGCGAAGACCAGCCGGAAGAGCTGACGCTCCGTTACGTCTGGCGTTTCAGACTCAGCATGTAACTGGTCAGATCGTTGAGTTCCTGCTCGGTCAGCGGGAACTTCGGCATGATCGATCCCGGCGAGACCGATTGCGGATCGCGGAAATGCCGCAGGTGCCATTCCCGTTCGGGCCTGACCTCGCCCACGTACGAGAGATCGGGGCCCACCGCCCCGCCTTCTCCGTGAATCCGATGGCAGCCCGCACAGCCGTATTTCGCGTAGATCTCTTTGCCGTGCGCGACGGCCGGATCCACGCGCGGCACGGCATAGAGATTTTTGAGGGAGATCCCGAGCAAGGAAAACACCACGACCAGAAAGACCACACCGGCCCCGATCGCCACGGGGCGTGAAGAGGGATGCCGGACCGGATTGCGATCAATGAACGGCCAGAAGAGCAGCACCAGCACGAACAGGGCCGGCAGGATCCATGTGGCCACCGGTTCGAGCGGCCCGTGCACGTATTTCAACAACTCATAATAGAAGAGGAAGTACCACTCCGGCACCGGCACGAAACTGGTGTCTGAGGGGTCGGCCTTGTCCGTGAGCGGGAACGGAACGGCGAGCGCGAGCGTCGCGATGACCAGGAACACCCCCAGCATCACGACCGCATCCATGTAGACCTGCCGGGGATAGAACGTTTCGCTCCCCAGCGCCGCGCGATCTTCGCTCCACGGGCCGGCCGGCCCGACCCGCCTCAGGATGAACAGGTGCAGCGCAATGCCGGCCACGGTCAGCGCGGGCAGAAAGAGGACGTGGACGGCGAAGAATCGGGACAGCGTCAGCGCTCCGAGCGTCTCTCCGCCGCGCAGGACCCGCACCAAAAAATCTCCGACCAGGGGGACGGTCCCGACCATGTTGATGCCGACCTGCGTAGCCCAGTAGGCCGTCTGGTCCCACGGCAGCAGATAACCCGTGAACGCGAAGGCCATGACGAGCAGAAACAGGACGACGCCGACCATCCACATCAGTTCCCGCGGAGGCTTGTAGGCGCCGTAGAGAAAGACCTGCAGCATGTGCAAGCCGATGGCGACGACCATCCCAGACGCCCCCCAGTGGTGCAGTCCCCTGACGAAGGCGCCGAAAGCCACCTGTGTTTCAATGAATCGAACGCTGTCGTAGGCATGGTCCGGGGTCGGCGCGTAATAGACGGCGAGAAACATCCCGGTGACGGCTTGCAGGACGAAGAGGAAGAGCGTCGCCGAGCCGAATACATAGACCCAACTGGCGCCGCCCGGAATGGGCTCGTCCAGGAGCGTCCGCTCGATCGGCTTGAGCTTCAGCCGGCTATCGAGCCAGTCATACACTCTGGAGGCCATGCGTCCCTCGTGAAGCGTGAAGCGTATTTCGTCCTTGGGAAGCGCCGTTCATCGACTGCGAGATACGTTTCACGAGTTCCGCTTCACGCACATCATAATTCCACGCTTCGTGGTAAGCCCGCCTTGAATTCCCTGTACTGGACCAGGAGCCGGCCGTTCTCGATTTTCGATGGCAACCGATCCAGCGGCCTGGGCGCGGGTCCGCCCATGACCCGGCCCGTGACGTCGAACACGCTCCCGTGGCATGGACATTTGAACCGCCGGTCGGCTCCGTCCCACCGATAGCCGCAGCCGAGATGGGTACACATCGGCGAGAAGACCGTCACCTGCCCGTCACCCTGCTTGATCGCCCACACGGCTTTGTTGGACTTCGCTTCCATCCAGCCGTCTTTGACGGTCGCCACGTAGTCGAGCTGCTTCGGTTCGCCGACAGGCAATTCGTCGAGCCCTCCGACGTCGACCCATGATGACTCGCGACGTTTCAACGCCGGCGAGACAAAGTAGCCGACCAGCGGCACCGCCAGGGTGAGCCCGATCACGGCCGCCGCCGCGGCGGTGACCCACCCGAAGAACGTGCGGCGCGATCCGACCGGCGTGAAGAAGCCTGGAGTCTGCTTATCTTTGGGCTCATCCGGCGGATTCATGCGCGTTTCCTCAAATGGATGACGGCTAACAGCGAATAGCCAATAGCAAATAGCTCAGAGTTATTCGCTGCTTGCTGCTCGCTGCTCTGAAAATGCCCCCTCGATCCCCTCCCCCTTGAAGGTGGAGGGGAAGTGCGGCTACAGTCTGTTCGCTATATGCTGCTAGCTGTTTCAAAGCAGTTGAGCCCCATCGCAAGCCTCCGCCCCTTCTTCAGCGCTGCAGACAGGGCTCGAACATCTGTTCGCAGTGCTCCATCCCGCCGATCGACTCCGGCACAGGCACGTACTCCACGTCCGTCACCCGCTGGTCTTTGAGTTTCAGGCGCGCGCGGCACCCATTCGGCACGATGGGCACGCTGGCCTTCGAGCCGACGAAGGACCGTTCCAACGGAGGAGCTTCCCGGTAATAGATCAGGACGGCTCCTTCCTGGCCGGAGGTCCTGGCAAGCGGCTCGCCGGCGCAGACCACGACATCCTGTTCGGTTTTCCCGATCAGAGCCGCCCTCGCCGGAAAAGGTTGATCCGTCTCGAGGGTGGCGCATCCTCCGACGGCAAGGAGGCTCCAGGCCGTGAGGACCGGAGCCAGCCCCGGAGGATGCCGTTCCGCCAACACGTCGTGACGAGCCGGCCGGGCGCCTGCCGCCGGCAGGTTCGACCGGCTCGGTCGCCCGCGCGCCTTCACGGCTTTCCCATGGACGCCGGCGGACAGGTGTTGATCCCGAAGAGCTTCCAGGCCGGACAGAAGCCAATCGCCCCCGTCACGAGCGCCACCGCGCCGACCACGAAGGCGATCCCGGCGCCCCAAGGGGGAAGCTCCGCAAACGCGCCGACCCCCAACAACACGATGCCCAGTACGATCCGAATCGGTCGTTCAATCCCGCCCACGTTGCACGTCATGGCTCCACCTCCATACCAAGCTTCGCTTGATCCGGCCGCTCTTTTACGCGTTATCGCGATGAACGCGGCCGGAGAGACTGCTCAATTCGCTTTCCCGGATTTCAGCACCGAGCTTGCTGAGCCGCTCGCTCTTTATCGTTTCATGCACGACTGCGTGTCTTCACGAATGAATCACCCGTGTCGCATCCGGTCCTGCCGACTCAAACACTATATAGGAGTCGGCCGCCTATGAAAAGATTCATGCGAGGCCAGCATGAGCTTCCACAGCTCCATCGCCAGCAGTGGGACCAGTCCGACTCCGACCACCAGCATCCAGTGCTCCGGATCGAACGGGCTGACCTTGAAGACTTCGCGCGCCGCCGGCAGCAGGATGATCAGGACCTGCAAGGCGGCCGAGACCCCGACCGCCCAGAGCAGAGACCGATTCGAGAACACGCCGATCGAGAAAATCGACCGCCGGTCGCTCCGGCAGTTGAACGCATGGAACAACTGCGCCAACACCATCGCGGTGAAGGTCACCGTGCGCGCCCGCTCGAGGCTCTTGTCCATGGCGAACAGACAGTACGCAAAGACAAGCATCGTGCTTGCGGCGATGAGCGTCCCTTGGCCAAACATGAGCAGAAACCGTCGCCGAGACAGGAACCGTTCCTTCGGATCGCGCGGCGGCCGGGTCATGATG
Coding sequences within:
- a CDS encoding FmdB family zinc ribbon protein, whose product is MPMYEYKCLDCGKEAVLSLSLRERESGEVACPSCKSKRMEQLFTSVMAKTSRKS
- a CDS encoding cytochrome b N-terminal domain-containing protein — protein: MASRVYDWLDSRLKLKPIERTLLDEPIPGGASWVYVFGSATLFLFVLQAVTGMFLAVYYAPTPDHAYDSVRFIETQVAFGAFVRGLHHWGASGMVVAIGLHMLQVFLYGAYKPPRELMWMVGVVLFLLVMAFAFTGYLLPWDQTAYWATQVGINMVGTVPLVGDFLVRVLRGGETLGALTLSRFFAVHVLFLPALTVAGIALHLFILRRVGPAGPWSEDRAALGSETFYPRQVYMDAVVMLGVFLVIATLALAVPFPLTDKADPSDTSFVPVPEWYFLFYYELLKYVHGPLEPVATWILPALFVLVLLFWPFIDRNPVRHPSSRPVAIGAGVVFLVVVFSLLGISLKNLYAVPRVDPAVAHGKEIYAKYGCAGCHRIHGEGGAVGPDLSYVGEVRPEREWHLRHFRDPQSVSPGSIMPKFPLTEQELNDLTSYMLSLKRQT
- a CDS encoding ubiquinol-cytochrome c reductase iron-sulfur subunit, whose product is MNPPDEPKDKQTPGFFTPVGSRRTFFGWVTAAAAAVIGLTLAVPLVGYFVSPALKRRESSWVDVGGLDELPVGEPKQLDYVATVKDGWMEAKSNKAVWAIKQGDGQVTVFSPMCTHLGCGYRWDGADRRFKCPCHGSVFDVTGRVMGGPAPRPLDRLPSKIENGRLLVQYREFKAGLPRSVEL
- a CDS encoding DUF2892 domain-containing protein, with the protein product MTCNVGGIERPIRIVLGIVLLGVGAFAELPPWGAGIAFVVGAVALVTGAIGFCPAWKLFGINTCPPASMGKP